From the genome of Thermogutta terrifontis, one region includes:
- a CDS encoding Gfo/Idh/MocA family protein — protein MKTTRRAFLQSGSVIAAATTIPNFFMKSVHAGVESPLKLGVIGVGWYGMVDARAALKAGGVVISSICDVDSEHLEKSAAELEQLQGTRPKTFKLYQDMLDNSDLDAVIIASPPHWHALHLLAALDRKLHVYCEKPLAYDIRECQALLKAVRDSGRIVQIGFQRRQHASFRQVRDFIKGGDAGDIIQVDAQIHYRAGTKDPTPKDPPPSLDWNLWCGPAPLIPYSEQVGHFNWRLERTTGHGHLVDWGIHLVDATRMILNLMTPHKVAATGGIYKLKGIITTPDTLTAHFEFAEGPLVWRHRLWGAEEYTPEVNNGVFFFGTKATVFVTDNRWVVIPNGKNADRKEYTPATDAGLEHMRDFLTAVREGRQPACPIEEGYRSTVTVKLAMIAYESDSVVHWDEAKGTIVDNPAAEKLLKREYRAPWKHPYSG, from the coding sequence ATGAAAACAACGCGTCGTGCATTTCTCCAAAGTGGCTCCGTAATTGCTGCTGCCACCACCATCCCCAACTTTTTCATGAAATCCGTGCATGCGGGAGTGGAGTCGCCCCTCAAACTGGGCGTTATCGGGGTGGGTTGGTACGGAATGGTTGATGCGCGTGCCGCGCTGAAGGCGGGCGGCGTGGTCATCAGCAGCATCTGCGACGTGGACTCGGAACATCTCGAAAAATCCGCCGCGGAACTGGAGCAACTCCAGGGCACGCGTCCTAAGACGTTCAAGCTCTACCAGGATATGCTCGATAATTCCGACCTTGACGCGGTGATCATTGCCAGTCCGCCCCACTGGCATGCCCTTCACCTGCTGGCGGCTTTGGATCGGAAACTCCATGTATATTGTGAAAAACCGCTCGCCTATGATATTCGCGAATGTCAAGCACTTTTGAAGGCTGTACGGGATAGCGGACGTATTGTCCAAATCGGTTTTCAAAGACGACAGCACGCCAGCTTTCGACAGGTGCGGGATTTCATCAAAGGCGGCGACGCTGGAGATATCATCCAGGTTGATGCGCAGATTCATTATCGCGCTGGAACCAAAGATCCCACACCTAAAGATCCCCCGCCCAGCCTGGATTGGAACCTCTGGTGCGGTCCAGCGCCGCTCATTCCGTACAGCGAGCAGGTGGGCCATTTCAACTGGAGGCTGGAAAGAACAACCGGCCACGGGCATCTGGTGGACTGGGGTATTCACCTGGTGGATGCCACGCGGATGATCTTGAATCTCATGACGCCCCACAAGGTCGCCGCTACCGGAGGAATCTACAAGCTCAAGGGGATCATCACCACACCTGATACGCTCACCGCGCATTTTGAATTTGCTGAGGGACCGCTCGTGTGGCGGCACCGCTTATGGGGTGCTGAGGAGTACACCCCCGAAGTCAATAACGGCGTGTTCTTCTTTGGCACCAAGGCCACAGTGTTCGTCACAGACAACCGATGGGTCGTGATACCCAACGGCAAAAACGCCGATCGCAAGGAATACACCCCCGCGACCGATGCCGGTCTGGAACACATGCGAGACTTTCTGACGGCCGTTCGAGAAGGACGTCAGCCTGCCTGTCCGATCGAGGAAGGATACCGCTCCACCGTCACTGTGAAACTCGCGATGATCGCTTATGAGAGCGATTCGGTCGTCCACTGGGACGAGGCCAAAGGCACCATCGTGGATAATCCGGCGGCGGAGAAGCTCCTCAAGCGAGAGTATCGGGCCCCATGGAAACATCCCTATTCAGGATGA
- a CDS encoding DUF6263 family protein has protein sequence MFIRKHHVLMSAFVVCLVVPGLGRLWAADQSEKPSSSQPGRYRLRYSLQPGEELRWRVVHRASVRTVVTQTEQTAETVTQSVKTWKVLSRRPDGTVTFQLQVDDVDMTHRIGGRPEVRYSTREKQDPPLGFEDVAKTVGKPLARITLDSRGHVLEREQLEPDAFQTHGYLTVPFPEEPVAIGESWTFPDEIMVPLRNGTVKKVKVQQKFTLVSVKNDVATIEVKTQVLTPIDDPEVEVQLVQRLSEGTIKFDVTAGHILSQEIEVDRQVVGFQGPASSFHYRTRFTEDFLVDKVADRQKSADQLGR, from the coding sequence ATGTTCATTAGAAAACACCATGTCTTAATGAGTGCGTTTGTAGTTTGCTTGGTAGTACCGGGTCTGGGGAGGCTTTGGGCCGCGGATCAATCGGAAAAACCGTCGAGTTCTCAACCCGGTCGCTATCGGCTCCGTTACAGTCTTCAGCCCGGTGAGGAGCTTCGCTGGCGGGTCGTCCACAGAGCGAGCGTTCGCACGGTTGTGACGCAAACAGAACAAACAGCCGAGACGGTAACGCAATCAGTTAAAACATGGAAAGTGCTTTCTCGGCGGCCAGACGGAACGGTGACTTTTCAATTGCAAGTGGATGACGTGGACATGACACATCGCATCGGGGGGCGTCCCGAGGTTCGCTATTCAACCCGTGAGAAACAGGATCCACCGCTGGGATTTGAGGACGTCGCCAAAACGGTGGGGAAGCCGCTTGCCAGGATCACGCTGGATTCCCGCGGCCATGTCCTTGAAAGAGAACAACTGGAACCCGATGCCTTCCAGACCCATGGCTACCTGACAGTCCCATTCCCGGAAGAGCCCGTGGCCATTGGTGAATCGTGGACTTTCCCCGATGAAATCATGGTGCCGCTGCGCAATGGAACAGTCAAAAAGGTCAAAGTGCAGCAGAAGTTCACGCTTGTGTCTGTGAAGAATGACGTGGCCACAATTGAGGTAAAAACCCAGGTTCTGACGCCGATCGATGACCCCGAAGTGGAAGTTCAGCTCGTCCAACGATTGAGTGAAGGGACCATCAAATTCGACGTGACGGCCGGACACATTCTTTCCCAGGAAATCGAGGTAGATCGGCAGGTTGTCGGCTTCCAGGGACCGGCAAGCAGCTTTCACTACCGCACCCGATTTACTGAGGATTTTCTCGTCGACAAGGTGGCCGACCGCCAGAAGTCTGCGGACCAACTCGGCCGTTAG
- a CDS encoding NAD(+)/NADH kinase: protein MKVIILGYGGRPDVVREVNRLKSMIERYAEILVIDLTGEVDLSQFQADFAIVFGGDGSILRAARQMGNRQLPVIAVNLGRLGFLADISPHELEAVLVLAARGPLPIIDHLMLHCELMRDGLSCGSWLALNEVAILNGPPFSLLDVELWVDHDLATVYSGDGLILATPVGSTAHSLSAGGPILRKDLDAVVISPISPHTLSNRPVVDSADRTYELRVLNPQPNTMLVIDGQAIDTLRGEDCVRVRRAEPRFQLVSAPGHSYYRTLREKLGWGGHTRSCVPAIENIS, encoded by the coding sequence ATGAAGGTGATCATCCTTGGATATGGGGGTCGGCCGGACGTCGTGCGGGAGGTCAACCGCCTGAAATCGATGATCGAACGGTACGCGGAGATCCTCGTCATCGACCTGACGGGCGAGGTCGATCTGTCGCAATTTCAGGCGGATTTTGCCATCGTCTTCGGTGGCGACGGCTCGATTTTGCGGGCAGCACGACAAATGGGGAACCGGCAGCTTCCGGTTATCGCCGTCAATCTCGGTCGGCTGGGCTTTCTGGCGGATATTTCGCCACACGAACTGGAAGCCGTGCTGGTTCTCGCAGCACGCGGCCCACTTCCGATCATCGACCACCTCATGCTGCATTGTGAACTGATGCGCGACGGCTTGAGTTGCGGATCATGGTTGGCACTCAACGAGGTGGCTATTCTCAACGGGCCACCGTTTAGTCTCCTAGACGTGGAACTGTGGGTGGATCACGACCTGGCAACGGTGTACTCTGGGGACGGCCTGATCCTCGCCACCCCGGTGGGTTCCACAGCTCACTCGCTGTCCGCGGGTGGTCCCATCCTCCGGAAAGACCTGGATGCGGTTGTCATTTCGCCTATCAGTCCCCACACGCTGTCCAATCGGCCGGTGGTCGATTCCGCGGATCGCACGTACGAACTCCGCGTTCTCAATCCCCAGCCCAACACGATGCTGGTGATCGATGGGCAGGCGATCGATACACTCCGCGGAGAAGACTGCGTACGGGTCCGTCGGGCCGAACCGAGATTTCAACTCGTCAGTGCTCCCGGCCATAGCTATTACCGCACTCTGCGGGAAAAACTTGGCTGGGGAGGTCATACGCGTTCCTGTGTGCCAGCGATCGAAAACATCTCCTGA
- a CDS encoding electron transfer flavoprotein subunit alpha/FixB family protein, which translates to MIAPNRQGEVWVFAEQEDGSLHDVVLELCGKARQLADVLKVPVGAVLPGHQIRPLASKLIAHGADRVYVVEDSRLAHFQTIPYARVLCTLIEKYRPQIVLYGATPLGRDLAPRVASAIQAGMTADCTDLQISDVTDPKTKEVHRNLLLQIRPAFGGNIIATIVNYDRWPQMATVREGVMPLLPPNPSRNGEIIDEKVEIDESLLALRLIERHIEPRKVNLKSARVIVAGGGGVGSKEDFRLIHELAGAIGGAVGASRAAVDSGFIGKEHQIGQTGTTVRPALYIAAGISGAVQHRAGMEESAKIIAINIDPNAPIFSIAHYGIVGDLKKVIPMMIKALRERRR; encoded by the coding sequence ATGATCGCACCAAATCGCCAAGGAGAAGTTTGGGTTTTTGCGGAGCAGGAAGACGGCTCGTTGCACGATGTTGTGCTTGAACTCTGCGGCAAGGCACGGCAACTCGCTGACGTACTGAAAGTACCCGTCGGAGCGGTTCTTCCGGGACACCAGATTCGCCCTCTCGCGAGCAAGCTCATCGCGCATGGCGCTGATCGCGTGTATGTCGTGGAAGATTCGCGATTGGCCCATTTCCAGACAATCCCCTATGCCCGGGTCCTCTGCACCCTGATTGAAAAATACCGACCACAGATTGTGCTTTACGGGGCAACTCCCCTGGGAAGGGATCTGGCACCGCGTGTGGCCTCGGCCATTCAGGCAGGAATGACCGCGGATTGCACGGATCTCCAAATCAGCGATGTCACCGACCCGAAAACAAAGGAAGTCCATCGCAATCTGCTTCTGCAAATTCGGCCGGCGTTCGGGGGCAATATTATCGCCACGATTGTCAATTACGACCGCTGGCCGCAAATGGCCACCGTTCGGGAAGGTGTTATGCCGCTGCTACCGCCCAATCCCTCCCGCAATGGCGAAATCATCGATGAAAAAGTGGAGATCGACGAATCGCTGTTGGCCTTGCGGCTCATTGAAAGACATATCGAACCGCGGAAGGTGAACTTGAAGAGCGCCCGAGTCATCGTTGCGGGCGGTGGGGGAGTGGGGAGCAAAGAGGATTTTCGGCTGATCCATGAGCTGGCGGGAGCGATTGGAGGAGCCGTGGGGGCAAGCCGTGCGGCGGTGGATAGCGGTTTTATCGGCAAGGAGCACCAGATTGGCCAGACGGGGACCACTGTCCGGCCTGCCCTCTATATTGCCGCCGGCATTTCTGGTGCGGTCCAGCACCGGGCAGGAATGGAAGAGTCTGCCAAAATCATCGCGATCAACATCGATCCAAACGCCCCGATTTTCTCCATTGCCCATTACGGGATCGTGGGTGATCTGAAAAAGGTCATTCCGATGATGATCAAAGCCCTTCGTGAACGACGAAGGTGA
- a CDS encoding prenyltransferase/squalene oxidase repeat-containing protein, translating to MSIRLWLRLADCWRCGASVELTEEQEAEAIRLLQLWEAERLQQVQQAARSIQPSLRARSTGQGPKVPTPPRWTAEVPKSAGQPMRSPSRQAEERREFLRQSIAPRKVRSLWQVIWDDAPAWLISLVFHLVAFLLLGMLAAPGGLPPPAITLSTSINYRDSPGEEGLLEEREHLPNEFEEAGLVTDVHLPAEQDVGIVDQFAPDSLGESLQPTLPMAAVADRLSDVLLSRPVAAIFAGRDPSVRSRLLAEQGGTNETEAAVARGLRWLAKHQNADGSWSLHAFHLAPGASGDEDGLGQQADVAATALALLPFLGAGQTHIQGEYRQVVLKGLNWLVSHQGPDGDLRGNGIGDMYAHGQAALVLCEAYAMTQDPQLREPAQKAIDFIIRAQHPAGGWRYEPGQEGDTSVLGWQLMALRSGKMAYLRVPDTVFYKASQYLDSAQTDQYGGRYAYRPGHAATPTMTAEALLCRQYLGWPREHRGMKAGAYYLLENLPSPKKLDTSQPWFYYIYYATQVMHNMGGDFWRKWNEAMKATLLPTQRKTGSLAGSWDPTERYGRQGGRIYTTALAICTLEVYYRHMPLYDPLPILAQNVQPASGNANETAKPNRSSPAQNTP from the coding sequence ATGTCGATTCGGCTGTGGTTGCGGTTGGCGGACTGCTGGCGGTGCGGGGCCAGCGTGGAGCTGACAGAGGAGCAGGAAGCGGAAGCGATTCGCCTGCTCCAGCTTTGGGAAGCAGAACGGCTCCAACAGGTGCAACAGGCCGCCCGCTCTATCCAACCTTCGCTTCGCGCCAGGAGCACTGGACAAGGGCCCAAGGTTCCAACGCCTCCGCGTTGGACGGCAGAGGTGCCGAAATCGGCTGGTCAGCCGATGCGCTCCCCTTCTCGCCAGGCTGAGGAGCGACGGGAGTTTCTCCGCCAATCGATAGCGCCGCGGAAAGTTCGCAGCCTTTGGCAGGTCATTTGGGACGACGCCCCTGCCTGGCTGATCAGTCTCGTGTTTCATCTGGTCGCATTCCTGCTTCTGGGAATGCTGGCCGCGCCAGGAGGCCTGCCTCCGCCGGCCATCACGCTTTCGACTTCGATCAACTATCGAGACAGCCCTGGTGAGGAAGGGTTGCTGGAAGAGCGTGAGCATCTCCCGAACGAATTCGAAGAGGCCGGGCTGGTGACCGACGTCCACCTGCCCGCCGAGCAGGATGTGGGAATCGTGGATCAGTTTGCCCCCGATTCGCTGGGGGAATCGCTGCAACCCACTCTTCCCATGGCCGCGGTAGCAGATCGCCTCAGCGACGTCCTTCTTTCCCGGCCGGTGGCCGCCATATTTGCGGGTCGGGATCCGTCAGTGCGATCACGGCTCCTGGCTGAACAGGGCGGAACGAACGAAACCGAAGCCGCCGTCGCCCGCGGACTGCGATGGCTGGCCAAACATCAGAATGCCGACGGGAGTTGGTCGCTCCACGCCTTCCATTTGGCGCCCGGGGCCTCCGGTGATGAAGACGGACTCGGCCAGCAGGCTGACGTGGCTGCCACCGCTCTGGCCCTGCTGCCTTTTCTGGGAGCCGGTCAGACACACATCCAGGGGGAATACCGCCAGGTCGTTTTGAAGGGCCTTAACTGGCTTGTCAGTCACCAAGGACCCGATGGTGACCTGCGGGGAAACGGCATTGGCGACATGTACGCGCACGGACAGGCGGCCCTGGTCCTCTGTGAAGCCTACGCGATGACTCAGGACCCGCAACTGCGAGAACCTGCGCAAAAAGCGATCGATTTTATCATTCGCGCTCAGCATCCGGCGGGCGGGTGGCGCTATGAACCTGGACAGGAAGGAGATACGAGCGTACTGGGCTGGCAATTGATGGCCCTCCGCAGCGGAAAGATGGCGTATCTTCGCGTACCGGACACCGTGTTCTACAAAGCCTCTCAGTACCTCGATTCAGCACAAACGGATCAATATGGCGGCCGCTACGCCTATCGGCCGGGGCATGCCGCAACTCCCACTATGACCGCTGAAGCCCTTTTGTGCCGCCAATATCTGGGCTGGCCAAGGGAACACCGAGGAATGAAAGCGGGGGCGTACTATCTCCTGGAAAACCTCCCGTCCCCCAAAAAGCTCGATACTTCTCAGCCCTGGTTCTATTACATCTACTATGCCACTCAGGTGATGCACAATATGGGCGGAGATTTCTGGCGTAAATGGAACGAGGCCATGAAAGCGACGCTTTTGCCCACCCAGCGGAAAACTGGATCGCTGGCGGGAAGCTGGGACCCCACGGAGCGCTACGGCCGACAGGGAGGTCGCATCTACACCACAGCACTAGCAATCTGTACGCTCGAGGTATACTACCGACATATGCCCCTCTATGACCCACTCCCAATCCTGGCCCAAAACGTTCAACCGGCATCTGGTAATGCCAATGAAACGGCTAAGCCGAACCGGTCTTCTCCTGCACAGAATACTCCCTGA
- a CDS encoding right-handed parallel beta-helix repeat-containing protein, producing MQPSGRLFRTCLLAFAMTALGSVTSLHGAEFYVDPVQGRSENDGSKERPWKSLQELFDRGLIESQTWESLPYREGVKLVPRNPGAPVKPGDTIYLRTGDFGELRIQGYYNPSAITIAAEPGHTPRFRRIHIQSGCHWILRGLHVSPEYGEGERPRVLIRLESHGWRGPVHDIVVENCHLQSAADTSRWTADDWNNLSCDGILADGPRITLRGNYLKNVNFGISVSGVHCLVERNVVENFAGDGLRGLGDHTVFQYNIVKNCYDVNANHDDGFQSWSVGPGGVGTGVVKGVVLRGNIIINYEDPQQPHRGTLQGIGCFDGMYEDWLIENNVVVVDHYHGITLGGAVRCKIVNNTVIDPNAYRPGPAAIRIGNHKNGTPSRDCVVRNNLASALDVRGENMTVDHNLVVERPEDFFLNPNRYDMRLRPDCPAIDAGTAELAPSIDILGVHRPQGKGIDLGAYEYRTAEPGQDR from the coding sequence ATGCAACCTTCAGGTCGGCTTTTCCGAACCTGTTTACTCGCATTCGCAATGACGGCCCTCGGTTCCGTAACTTCCTTGCACGGTGCCGAGTTTTATGTTGACCCCGTTCAGGGCCGTTCGGAGAACGATGGAAGTAAGGAACGCCCCTGGAAGAGCCTCCAGGAACTGTTCGACAGAGGCCTGATCGAGTCTCAGACGTGGGAATCCTTGCCGTATCGGGAGGGAGTGAAACTCGTCCCGAGAAATCCCGGCGCTCCTGTAAAACCGGGGGACACCATCTACCTTCGCACTGGTGATTTCGGTGAACTCCGCATTCAAGGGTATTACAATCCCAGCGCGATCACGATTGCCGCTGAACCCGGCCACACTCCCCGGTTTCGACGCATCCACATTCAGTCGGGTTGTCACTGGATCCTACGAGGTCTGCATGTAAGTCCGGAATACGGGGAAGGGGAGAGGCCGCGCGTCTTGATCCGCCTGGAATCGCACGGTTGGCGCGGACCAGTTCACGATATTGTGGTGGAAAATTGTCATCTTCAATCCGCTGCCGACACTTCACGCTGGACAGCGGACGACTGGAATAACCTTTCCTGCGATGGGATTCTCGCCGATGGGCCACGGATTACACTTCGGGGCAATTACCTCAAAAACGTCAATTTCGGGATTTCAGTGAGCGGGGTGCACTGCCTTGTGGAAAGAAATGTTGTGGAAAACTTCGCAGGCGACGGCCTCCGGGGACTGGGTGATCACACGGTGTTCCAGTACAACATTGTGAAAAACTGTTACGACGTTAATGCGAACCACGACGATGGTTTTCAAAGCTGGTCTGTGGGACCCGGCGGTGTGGGAACTGGCGTGGTAAAAGGCGTCGTCCTGCGCGGCAACATCATCATCAATTACGAAGATCCCCAGCAACCCCATCGAGGTACTCTTCAGGGCATCGGATGCTTTGACGGCATGTACGAAGACTGGCTCATCGAAAACAACGTGGTGGTTGTGGACCACTATCATGGCATCACATTGGGTGGTGCGGTGCGCTGCAAAATTGTCAACAACACGGTGATCGATCCCAACGCCTATCGTCCGGGACCGGCCGCCATCCGCATCGGGAACCACAAAAACGGCACACCCTCCCGAGATTGCGTGGTGCGAAACAATTTGGCCAGTGCACTGGACGTTCGCGGCGAAAATATGACTGTGGATCACAATTTGGTCGTGGAACGCCCTGAAGATTTCTTCCTCAACCCGAACCGGTATGACATGCGTCTCCGGCCAGATTGCCCCGCCATCGACGCGGGTACGGCGGAGCTGGCACCCAGCATTGACATCCTGGGTGTCCACAGACCTCAAGGAAAGGGCATCGATCTTGGGGCGTACGAATACCGTACTGCCGAGCCGGGCCAGGACCGATAA
- a CDS encoding acyl-CoA dehydrogenase family protein codes for MGNYFLDNEDIQFLFRHIDLKELARLQEAYAANGDADYVPIDEEDAVDNYWRVLEIVGQIAADIIAPHAEQIDREGNKLNEDGTVTLHPLVRENLRRMAQADLMGFTLPRKYGGLNCPNLIYTMATEIVSRADASFMNLFGLQGIAETINAFASDDIKDEVLPRFARGEVTGAMVLTEPDAGSDLQAVRLRAYQDETGQWRLNGVKRFITNGCGEILLVLARSEPDIQDGRGLSLFITERNERVRVRHLEEKLGIHGSPTCELVFDDTPARLIGERQRGLITYVMALMNGARVGIAAQSLGIAEAAFRLARVYAHTRQQFGGPIERLPAVAEMVTEMKIAIEAARALTYETSRICDLENNNLRILETVPDLPKDEQKERKQLARTLKRINGMLTPMSKYYASEMCVQVANDAIQVLGGSGYMKDYAAERYLRDARITTIYEGTSQLQIVAAVRGVASGSFESYVADFENRVYGDKLLDDLRNELIEARKRVQEAIQFTKTQSTTYLDLAGRRLVDSAIICIVGHLLLGQATANERKRRVARRYIEHRLPELEAKCRQVLSGDMAPLEEYDVLAGPVPALA; via the coding sequence GTGGGGAACTACTTTCTGGATAACGAAGACATCCAGTTTTTGTTCCGGCACATCGATCTGAAGGAACTGGCGCGGCTGCAAGAGGCGTATGCCGCCAACGGCGATGCGGATTATGTCCCCATCGATGAAGAAGATGCGGTGGACAATTACTGGCGGGTGCTGGAAATTGTCGGCCAGATTGCCGCCGATATCATCGCGCCGCATGCGGAGCAGATCGACCGGGAAGGAAACAAACTCAACGAGGACGGCACCGTCACGCTCCACCCCCTGGTTCGGGAAAATCTTCGCCGCATGGCCCAGGCTGATCTCATGGGTTTCACCCTCCCGCGTAAGTACGGTGGTCTGAATTGTCCGAATCTCATTTACACAATGGCCACCGAGATTGTCAGCCGCGCAGACGCCTCCTTCATGAACCTGTTTGGGCTCCAGGGCATCGCGGAGACCATCAACGCATTCGCATCAGATGACATCAAAGATGAGGTCCTTCCGCGGTTTGCCCGGGGCGAAGTTACGGGGGCCATGGTTCTGACCGAACCGGATGCGGGAAGCGATCTGCAGGCTGTGCGTCTCCGCGCATATCAGGACGAAACGGGACAGTGGCGACTCAATGGTGTCAAACGTTTTATCACCAACGGCTGTGGTGAGATTTTGCTCGTCCTGGCCAGAAGTGAACCCGACATCCAGGACGGCCGGGGACTCAGTCTTTTCATCACCGAGCGGAACGAGCGGGTGCGTGTCCGGCACCTGGAAGAAAAGCTGGGAATCCATGGCAGTCCGACCTGCGAGCTTGTGTTCGACGATACGCCCGCGCGGCTCATTGGCGAACGTCAGCGCGGCCTGATTACTTACGTTATGGCGCTGATGAACGGTGCCCGGGTAGGAATCGCCGCCCAGTCCCTGGGAATCGCGGAAGCTGCTTTTCGCCTGGCCCGGGTGTACGCGCACACACGTCAACAATTCGGTGGGCCGATCGAGCGTCTCCCCGCGGTGGCCGAGATGGTCACTGAAATGAAAATTGCCATCGAAGCCGCCCGGGCGCTCACGTACGAAACAAGCCGCATTTGTGATTTGGAAAACAACAATCTGCGAATCCTGGAAACCGTGCCCGATCTTCCCAAAGACGAACAGAAAGAGCGGAAGCAACTGGCCCGGACGCTGAAACGCATCAATGGCATGCTCACCCCGATGAGCAAGTACTACGCTTCGGAAATGTGCGTCCAGGTGGCCAACGATGCGATCCAGGTCCTCGGGGGATCGGGTTACATGAAGGATTACGCGGCGGAGCGCTATTTACGGGATGCCCGGATCACCACAATTTATGAGGGGACCAGCCAACTCCAAATCGTGGCCGCCGTACGCGGCGTAGCTTCCGGATCGTTTGAAAGTTACGTCGCTGATTTCGAAAACAGGGTGTATGGCGACAAACTCCTTGATGATTTGCGGAATGAGTTGATCGAAGCGCGGAAGCGCGTCCAGGAGGCAATTCAGTTCACCAAGACGCAGTCCACCACCTATCTCGATTTGGCGGGGCGCCGATTGGTGGATTCCGCCATCATCTGCATCGTGGGCCATCTCCTGCTGGGGCAGGCTACCGCCAACGAACGCAAGCGTCGCGTCGCTCGCCGCTATATCGAACATCGTCTCCCCGAACTCGAGGCCAAGTGTCGGCAGGTCCTCTCGGGAGACATGGCACCTTTGGAAGAGTACGATGTGCTGGCGGGCCCAGTCCCGGCTCTCGCATGA
- a CDS encoding electron transfer flavoprotein subunit beta/FixA family protein gives MPYDIVVCVKQVPDTANITAEAMKEDGTVNRAALPAIFNPEDLNALEAALEIRDRYGGTVTAISMGPPKAAEVLRDCLYRGADRVILITDRRAAASDTLATSYILAQTIRTIGRFDIVLCGRQAIDGDTAQVGPQIAEKLGIPQVTYLEKIDCIENGTARVRRNVGRGWEVVEVKLPVLFTVIGGANQPRPPAAKKVMRYKRARIPAEIEAEVKASLGQVSDEELLDAVERRKQELARQGLLMEQWSLDDIHADLNRCGLPGSPTKVYRVQAIVLTKKGFTNIPPTEEGIRRLIDELVVDRTLG, from the coding sequence GTGCCATACGACATCGTCGTCTGTGTCAAACAGGTTCCCGACACCGCGAACATCACTGCTGAGGCCATGAAGGAGGACGGCACGGTCAATCGTGCCGCATTGCCCGCCATTTTCAACCCGGAAGACCTTAATGCTTTGGAGGCCGCTTTGGAGATCCGTGACCGCTACGGCGGAACCGTCACGGCGATCAGCATGGGACCTCCCAAAGCGGCAGAGGTTCTTCGCGATTGCCTCTACCGGGGTGCCGACCGAGTCATCCTGATTACGGATCGCCGGGCGGCCGCGTCCGACACCCTCGCCACGAGTTACATTCTTGCTCAGACTATCCGCACAATCGGCAGGTTTGACATCGTCCTGTGCGGTCGGCAGGCCATCGATGGTGACACCGCCCAGGTGGGCCCCCAAATCGCGGAAAAGCTTGGCATTCCCCAGGTGACCTACCTCGAAAAGATCGACTGCATTGAAAACGGAACCGCCCGAGTGCGCCGAAATGTGGGACGGGGTTGGGAAGTTGTGGAGGTCAAACTGCCCGTCCTGTTTACGGTGATCGGGGGGGCCAATCAGCCGCGGCCTCCAGCCGCGAAAAAAGTGATGCGGTACAAGCGGGCTCGTATTCCCGCGGAGATTGAGGCTGAAGTGAAGGCCAGCCTGGGCCAGGTCTCGGACGAGGAGCTGTTGGACGCCGTTGAGCGGCGCAAACAAGAATTGGCCCGGCAGGGGCTGCTGATGGAGCAATGGAGCCTCGATGATATTCACGCGGACCTCAATCGTTGTGGTCTGCCAGGCTCGCCTACCAAGGTTTATCGTGTCCAGGCCATTGTCCTGACCAAGAAAGGCTTCACAAATATTCCGCCGACCGAGGAAGGAATCCGCCGTCTGATCGACGAACTGGTTGTGGACCGGACCCTTGGATAA